The Megachile rotundata isolate GNS110a unplaced genomic scaffold, iyMegRotu1 scaffold1819, whole genome shotgun sequence DNA segment TAAACTGGTGCTTCTACATGAGCTTTTAATAATCAAccatgaaataaatatataggtAATTTAACcaaaaatgatataattaaatataaaaataaaataacatttatatcaattaatattatttccataataataaatctttcacttccatttatattaattaaattaaataaaattactaataatggtaaagaaaaaaataatgtataaaatattaaataatatcccGCCATAAGACGTAAAATCCCTAACCCTCAatttactaataaaataaaaattaaaattaaactaaattcaaatattaaataaaatcataataaatttaaacttataaaatttataattaaaattattattattaaacataataaatttaaacatattattaaatttttttcactttttaatattataaaaactaatcttataattcaaattcttattaaaattaacccatatgaataaaaatttaaacttaaatttattctaattaatcttcaatcaacaaaaaaatttatatttctaatcattaaaaatctaataataaataaactatttctaaaaaaaaaattttttttagaaatatttaaataaattaataaaaatattattattaatattaatcttattgttattaacattttaaatttataattattaaattttgtattctaattaatataattattgtaactaAAATTGATAATCCTAAAATAGCTTCACAtacagaaaaaattaaaaaaaaaataaataatcaatcTATACTAATTAATTcaacatataatattattcttaaaattataacaactaaaaattctaaactaattaaataaattaaaaaatatttattaattattaatataataaataaaattatcaaaatcaaaataaaataataaattcctaTAATAATTAAACTAACTTAAATTAGCTTTATAGtttataaaaacattaattttgtaaattaaaaatattatttgatttaatttaagctaaatttcaaaataatttattatattaaataattttaatccccaagattaatgtttttataaactatattttgaaaatattaaataaatgaaaagaacatatatttttataataataatttattttaaattaattttaataatttttataattttatgtatttcatatcaattttttaatataaatattaatcctttaaattatatatataattttataatttttacattattaacaatatatttatgttatataaatttaaatcaatcattatatacaataataattttaatttcaattattggaggtgtaataattatatttaattattttattagattaattaataatgaaaaaactaaaataaattattacaattacatttatttatgtatatttataatattaatattaatatttacaataattttatttatatataatataaattattttatattctatttttttaatttaccattaaatttaaaaataaatttaaatatttacaaaatttatatatatccAATTTATTATCtaactattttaataataattttattattaattataataattatatcatttaaaatatgtacatttaaaattaaacctTTACGAAaattaactaaataaaaattattattaataaaattaacttatattcataaaaaaataaaaattatttgaatgaattattaataaataaaaataatttatatttttaaaaataaaattctttaatatatatatatatatatatatatatatataattattattaataaaattaacttatattcataaaaaaataaaaattatttgaatgaattattaataaataaaaataatttatatttttaaaaataaaattctttaatatatatatatatatatattaattattattaataaaattaacttatattcataaaaaaataaaaattatttgaatgaattattaataaataaaaatataaattttaaatgaatataattaaaatttttaatgaaaaaaaataaatttttaaaattaattaaaaataataaattactaaatattattagaaattctGTTATTATTTTACCCACcccaattaatattaattatatatgaaatttaggatcaattttaggaatatttttaataattcaaattatttcagGATTATTTCTCTCAATACATTATTGCCCTAATACTAATTATGCTTTTAATagaattattcatattattaaaaatgtaaattctgGATGATTAATACGAAATATTCATATAAATGGagcttcattttattttttatgtatatatattcatattagacgaaatatttattatcattgtTTTTCATCTAATTATGTTTGAAATATcggaattataattttattattttcaataataactGCTTTTATAGGATATGTATTACCTTGAGGTCAAATATCTTTTTGAGGTGCAACAGTAATTACCAATTTATTATCAGCTATTCCTTATATTGGAAATATAATTGTTCAATGAATTTGAGGAggattttcaattaataatgcAACTTTAAATCGATTCTtttctttacattttattataccatttataattttatctttaGTTATActacatttatttttcttacatttaaaAGGATCTAATAATCCAATaggaagaaataataatatttataaaatcccATTTAatccatattatacaattaaagatttattgggatttattttaattttattaatttttacaataattattttagaataTCCTTATATATTAAGAGATCCTGATAATTTTTTACCTGCAAATCCTATAAATACCCCTACTCATATTAAACCAGAATGATATTTCTTATTTGCTTATTCTATTTTACGTTGTATCCCAAATAAACTAGGAGGAGTAATTGcattaataatatcaattttaattttatttattataccattactaataaaatataatataaaatcaaataaattttatcca contains these protein-coding regions:
- the LOC143266586 gene encoding LOW QUALITY PROTEIN: cytochrome b-like (The sequence of the model RefSeq protein was modified relative to this genomic sequence to represent the inferred CDS: substituted 10 bases at 10 genomic stop codons), which encodes MKKNKFLKLIKNNKLLNIIRNSVIILPTPININYIXNLGSILGIFLIIQIISGLFLSIHYCPNTNYAFNRIIHIIKNVNSGXLIRNIHINGASFYFLCIYIHIRRNIYYHCFSSNYVXNIGIIILLFSIITAFIGYVLPXGQISFXGATVITNLLSAIPYIGNIIVQXIXGGFSINNATLNRFFSLHFIIPFIILSLVILHLFFLHLKGSNNPIGRNNNIYKIPFNPYYTIKDLLGFILILLIFTIIILEYPYILRDPDNFLPANPINTPTHIKPEXYFLFAYSILRCIPNKLGGVIALIISILILFIIPLLIKYNIKSNKFYPINQIIFXIFLNIFIILTXLGAQIIEYPYTEINLIFTNLYFIYYFSNPFITKK